One Bradyrhizobium sp. CCGB12 genomic window carries:
- a CDS encoding VWA domain-containing protein: protein MHDAAAMPFHLLRPLWLLALIPLAVVFIVLLRRQSVGAQWGRVIAPHLLTHLTVRPQRGRHINPLYLVAFAMMTGVVALSGPTWRRELPPFVEDKAPLMIALAVGSSMSGTDVAPSRLERAKQKIRDLLAARTGARTGLVAYAGTAHLVMPPTDDRFVIEPFLAALTPGLMPADGKNVASAIALAAVALATEPVAGTILLVADDLGAADAATVRQAAGRNNLVILAVSADVSAMPGGADVIRVSIDGADIARLERRIETRFQAAQGDAFGTQWRDEGYWLLPLLALLSLLWFRRGTTVAWVLALCITFQVGPSRAEETSRLASLWLTPDQQGRLAFDRGDYQAAKTLFADPMWRGISAYRAYDFIAAAEEFSRVDTLEGKFALGNAQAQNHAYEKALKIYDEVLKAEPGNAAAKTNRAIVQAALDAQEEKRRKQEQNAAAPPDLKADEMRVDPKQKGGKRITVTPQDVTTAGAAEAWMRQVQTSPADFLKMKFAIQAAAPAQGRASQ, encoded by the coding sequence GTGCATGACGCGGCCGCGATGCCCTTCCATCTCTTGCGCCCGCTCTGGCTGCTCGCGCTGATCCCACTTGCCGTCGTGTTCATCGTCCTGCTTCGACGGCAAAGCGTGGGCGCGCAATGGGGCAGGGTGATCGCGCCCCATCTCCTGACTCACCTGACCGTGCGGCCGCAGCGCGGACGCCACATCAATCCGCTCTATCTGGTGGCGTTCGCCATGATGACGGGCGTTGTCGCGTTGTCCGGACCGACCTGGCGGCGTGAGCTGCCGCCCTTTGTCGAGGACAAGGCGCCGCTGATGATCGCGCTCGCGGTCGGCTCGTCGATGAGCGGGACGGATGTCGCTCCCTCGCGGCTCGAACGCGCCAAGCAGAAGATCCGGGATCTGCTTGCGGCCCGCACGGGCGCCAGGACCGGGCTCGTCGCCTATGCCGGCACCGCACATCTGGTGATGCCACCGACCGACGACCGCTTCGTGATCGAGCCGTTCCTGGCCGCGCTTACCCCGGGGCTGATGCCAGCGGACGGGAAGAATGTTGCCAGCGCAATCGCGCTGGCCGCGGTCGCGCTCGCCACGGAGCCCGTCGCCGGCACCATTCTGCTGGTCGCCGACGATCTTGGCGCTGCGGATGCGGCGACGGTGCGGCAGGCGGCCGGGCGCAACAACCTCGTCATCCTAGCGGTGAGCGCCGATGTGTCAGCGATGCCGGGTGGCGCGGACGTCATCCGGGTCAGTATCGACGGCGCAGATATCGCGCGGCTCGAGCGCCGGATCGAAACGCGCTTCCAGGCAGCCCAGGGCGACGCGTTCGGCACGCAATGGCGGGATGAGGGGTATTGGCTGCTGCCGCTGCTGGCGCTGTTGAGCCTGCTCTGGTTCCGGCGCGGCACGACGGTGGCGTGGGTCCTCGCCCTCTGCATCACTTTCCAGGTTGGTCCGTCGAGAGCCGAAGAGACATCGCGGCTCGCCAGCTTGTGGCTGACGCCGGATCAGCAGGGACGGCTCGCGTTCGATCGAGGCGATTATCAAGCCGCGAAAACGCTGTTCGCCGATCCGATGTGGCGCGGCATCTCGGCCTACCGTGCCTATGACTTCATTGCCGCGGCCGAGGAATTCTCGCGCGTCGATACGCTCGAGGGAAAATTCGCGCTCGGCAATGCGCAGGCGCAGAACCATGCCTATGAGAAGGCGCTCAAGATCTATGACGAGGTGTTGAAGGCGGAGCCCGGCAATGCCGCCGCGAAGACCAATCGCGCCATCGTGCAGGCGGCGCTGGATGCGCAGGAGGAGAAACGCCGCAAGCAGGAGCAGAACGCCGCCGCGCCGCCCGATCTGAAAGCCGACGAAATGCGGGTTGATCCCAAGCAGAAAGGCGGCAAGCGGATCACTGTTACACCGCAGGATGTCACGACGGCCGGCGCGGCCGAAGCCTGGATGCGCCAGGTCCAGACCTCGCCGGCGGACTTTCTCAAGATGAAATTCGCGATCCAGGCCGCCGCCCCGGCACAGGGGAGGGCATCGCAGTGA
- a CDS encoding BatD family protein translates to MGSIAVLLGCALQSPDARAQQAVTPDPIVQVTISPPRIVVGQQTTLSILALAPNYMTSPPELPDFQVSNAVTRQLQSVNTSEQRDGVSYAGVRFEYAISPQEPGSYAVVGQSVRIKFAAEPPATRDVTVALPPVSFEAFIPDAASTLSPFVSASSLTVEQDIKRSAEPLKAGDAVTRTITIRAEGTPAMLLPPQQFPAIDGLRLYPVQPKLEDKVDGRTDVMTSTRIDSATYMLERAGDYELPAIAIDWWNVESGKIAQVRLDAVPLKGIAAAAGSAPSTGQPRGWAWDRAFDFIIDHWRAALLLTALISVLAWFTPRLARRAATDLRRRREAHLRSEAFAFHELRHAIRRRDAKGSYFALLQWLPRIDTVTARDFKAAARDPELTRQLGALERQLFAGRRGSAGWSSGDLLRHVTAARRSLRPRATPRDVAGLPQYLNPAGTSHVTAHENRKPAR, encoded by the coding sequence ATGGGCTCTATCGCGGTGCTGCTCGGCTGTGCGCTCCAGTCGCCGGATGCGCGTGCGCAACAGGCTGTGACGCCGGACCCGATCGTGCAGGTGACGATCAGCCCGCCGCGAATCGTGGTCGGACAGCAGACCACGCTGAGTATCCTGGCCCTGGCGCCGAACTACATGACGTCGCCGCCCGAATTGCCCGACTTCCAGGTAAGCAACGCGGTGACGCGGCAGTTGCAGAGCGTCAACACCAGCGAGCAGCGCGACGGTGTGTCCTATGCCGGCGTACGCTTCGAATACGCGATCTCGCCGCAGGAGCCAGGCTCCTACGCCGTCGTCGGCCAGAGCGTCAGGATCAAATTTGCGGCCGAACCACCCGCGACGCGCGACGTGACCGTAGCGCTGCCGCCGGTTTCATTCGAGGCGTTCATTCCGGACGCGGCAAGTACGCTTAGCCCGTTCGTATCGGCCAGCAGCCTGACCGTCGAGCAGGACATCAAGCGTTCGGCCGAGCCGCTCAAGGCCGGTGATGCCGTGACCCGGACGATCACGATCAGGGCCGAGGGGACGCCGGCGATGCTGCTGCCCCCTCAGCAATTCCCCGCCATCGACGGCTTGAGGCTCTATCCGGTGCAGCCGAAGCTTGAGGACAAGGTCGACGGACGCACCGACGTCATGACGTCGACCCGCATCGACTCCGCAACCTACATGTTGGAGCGGGCGGGCGACTATGAGTTGCCGGCCATCGCCATCGACTGGTGGAATGTCGAGAGTGGCAAGATCGCGCAGGTCCGTCTTGACGCCGTGCCACTCAAGGGAATTGCAGCCGCAGCAGGGTCGGCCCCTTCAACCGGCCAACCTCGGGGATGGGCGTGGGATAGAGCTTTCGATTTTATCATCGACCACTGGCGAGCCGCACTTCTGCTGACGGCTCTTATCTCCGTGCTGGCCTGGTTTACGCCTCGTTTGGCTCGTCGCGCCGCCACCGATCTTCGTCGGCGCCGCGAGGCGCATCTTCGGTCGGAGGCGTTTGCCTTCCACGAGTTGCGTCACGCGATCCGCCGTCGCGACGCCAAGGGATCGTATTTCGCCCTGCTACAATGGCTCCCGCGCATCGACACGGTCACCGCGCGGGACTTCAAGGCCGCGGCACGCGATCCGGAGCTTACCCGACAACTCGGCGCGCTGGAGAGACAATTGTTCGCGGGCCGGCGCGGCTCGGCGGGATGGTCCTCAGGTGACCTGTTGCGACATGTAACCGCCGCTCGCCGTAGCCTGCGTCCGCGTGCCACGCCGCGCGACGTGGCGGGCCTGCCCCAATATTTGAATCCGGCCGGGACTTCGCACGTCACTGCGCATGAGAACAGAAAGCCCGCCAGATAA
- a CDS encoding arylsulfatase: protein MTNETKSAGNAATDSNSSDNSAIHRRAVLLGTSSIVAAAALTSQALAQAQKAAPSAAPAAAPASGRKPNILVIFGDDIGIPQISAYTMGMMGYRTPNIDRIAREGAIFTDSYGQQSCTAGRASFILGQEPFRTGLLTIGMPGDPHGIQDWMPTIADVLKTQGYATGQFGKNHLGDRDEHLPTKHGFDEFFGNLYHLNAEEEPEGYFYPKDPNFRKQYGPRGVLKASADGKIEDTGPLNTARMPTVDEEFLGGAKDFIGRQARANRPFFVWFNATRMHVFTHLKPSSLGKTGKGIHADGMAEHDGMVGELLQQLDDLGIADNTIVLYTTDNGAELALWPDGAQTPFHGEKGTTWEGGMRIPMMVRWPGVVKPGTQYNEIISLIDWFPTLCAAAGIPDIKEKMKSGFAGAGGKSFRVHLDGYNFMPFFKGEAKEPPRDAIYYFDQGGNLNAIRWNDWKLSFATASKGNIATATREVPAWSLIANLRMDPYERGMEDGGGAIDFLARNMWLIVPVQGKIKEFFSDFDQFPYQEGSSLNASGINYGLLRQQAALKRLNELERLKPQ from the coding sequence ATGACCAACGAGACGAAGTCAGCGGGCAATGCCGCGACCGATTCCAACAGCAGCGATAATTCAGCCATTCACCGCCGGGCCGTGTTGCTGGGCACATCGTCGATCGTTGCCGCGGCCGCGCTGACATCGCAGGCGCTGGCGCAGGCCCAGAAGGCGGCGCCTTCGGCAGCGCCCGCTGCTGCTCCCGCCAGTGGCCGCAAGCCCAACATCCTCGTCATCTTCGGCGACGATATCGGCATTCCCCAGATCAGCGCCTACACCATGGGCATGATGGGTTATCGCACGCCCAACATCGACCGGATCGCGCGCGAAGGCGCGATCTTCACCGATTCCTATGGCCAGCAGAGCTGCACCGCGGGTCGCGCCTCCTTCATTCTCGGCCAGGAGCCGTTCCGGACTGGTCTTCTCACCATCGGCATGCCCGGCGATCCCCACGGCATCCAGGACTGGATGCCGACGATCGCGGATGTCCTCAAGACCCAAGGCTACGCCACCGGGCAGTTCGGCAAGAACCATCTCGGTGACCGCGACGAGCATCTGCCGACCAAGCACGGCTTCGACGAATTCTTCGGCAATCTCTATCACCTCAACGCGGAGGAAGAGCCGGAAGGCTATTTCTATCCGAAGGATCCGAACTTCCGGAAGCAGTACGGCCCGCGCGGCGTGCTCAAGGCGTCCGCCGATGGCAAGATCGAGGACACTGGCCCGCTCAACACGGCACGCATGCCGACGGTCGATGAGGAGTTTCTGGGCGGCGCCAAGGATTTTATCGGGCGTCAGGCGAGGGCCAACCGGCCGTTCTTTGTCTGGTTCAATGCGACGCGGATGCACGTCTTCACGCATCTGAAGCCGTCGTCGCTCGGCAAGACCGGCAAGGGTATTCATGCCGACGGCATGGCCGAGCACGACGGCATGGTCGGCGAATTGCTTCAACAGCTCGACGATCTCGGCATCGCCGACAACACCATCGTCCTCTACACCACGGACAACGGTGCCGAGCTTGCCCTGTGGCCGGACGGCGCCCAGACGCCCTTCCACGGCGAGAAAGGCACTACCTGGGAAGGCGGCATGCGCATCCCGATGATGGTGCGGTGGCCGGGCGTCGTGAAGCCGGGCACGCAATACAACGAGATCATCTCGCTGATCGACTGGTTCCCGACGCTTTGTGCCGCCGCCGGAATCCCGGACATCAAGGAGAAGATGAAGTCCGGCTTCGCGGGCGCCGGCGGCAAGAGCTTCAGGGTTCATCTCGACGGCTACAACTTCATGCCGTTCTTCAAGGGAGAGGCCAAGGAGCCGCCGCGCGATGCGATCTACTATTTCGACCAGGGTGGCAACCTCAATGCGATCAGGTGGAACGACTGGAAGCTGAGCTTTGCGACGGCGTCCAAGGGCAACATCGCGACCGCGACCCGCGAAGTCCCGGCTTGGTCGCTCATCGCAAATCTGCGCATGGATCCTTACGAACGCGGCATGGAGGATGGAGGGGGAGCGATCGATTTCCTCGCCCGGAACATGTGGCTGATCGTGCCCGTACAGGGAAAGATCAAGGAGTTCTTTTCCGACTTCGACCAGTTCCCCTATCAGGAAGGCAGCTCGCTGAACGCGAGCGGCATCAATTACGGGCTGCTGCGGCAGCAGGCGGCTTTGAAGCGGCTCAATGAGCTTGAACGCTTGAAGCCGCAATAG
- a CDS encoding alkaline phosphatase family protein, protein MPTSTPLYTPTTTVKDAQLTAKCNQTGLPTGLACGDYAVNTTQPFYQPYSPGTADIKRLPPLHTPNIGDRLSAKRVDWAWYSGGWSNVNGDVGASGWTNGNGTTCTDPNHLTTAVFPNCPDVDFQFHHQALNYFATYAPGTQARKDHLKDEAEFIQAARNGRLKQVSFIKPVGEENEHPGYTSESEGSQHLVDLIKAIVEGPDGKDTLIVITYDEFGGQWDHVPPPPHNRHGAEALAADQWGPGTRVPALLISRRFDKSGVAHEDFDTTSILRLLEKRFDLDPLVTRRVRSLSAALKAGEGGWH, encoded by the coding sequence ATGCCGACCAGCACGCCGCTCTATACGCCGACCACCACCGTGAAGGATGCGCAGCTCACCGCCAAGTGCAACCAGACCGGCCTGCCGACGGGCCTTGCCTGCGGCGACTATGCGGTCAACACGACGCAGCCGTTCTATCAGCCTTATTCTCCAGGCACCGCTGATATCAAGCGCCTGCCGCCACTGCACACGCCGAACATCGGCGATCGTCTGTCGGCCAAGCGCGTTGATTGGGCGTGGTATTCGGGCGGCTGGTCGAACGTCAATGGCGATGTCGGCGCATCCGGCTGGACCAACGGCAACGGCACCACCTGCACCGATCCGAACCATCTCACTACGGCGGTCTTCCCGAACTGCCCCGACGTGGACTTCCAGTTCCATCACCAGGCGCTCAACTACTTTGCGACCTACGCACCGGGAACGCAGGCCCGCAAGGACCATCTGAAGGATGAGGCTGAGTTCATCCAGGCCGCCAGGAACGGCCGGCTGAAGCAGGTCAGCTTCATCAAGCCGGTCGGCGAGGAGAACGAGCATCCCGGCTACACCAGCGAATCCGAGGGCAGCCAGCACCTCGTCGATCTCATCAAGGCGATCGTCGAAGGACCTGATGGCAAGGATACGCTGATCGTCATCACCTATGACGAGTTCGGCGGTCAGTGGGATCACGTTCCTCCGCCGCCGCACAACCGTCACGGTGCCGAAGCCCTTGCTGCGGATCAGTGGGGTCCGGGCACCCGGGTCCCGGCGCTGCTGATCTCCAGGCGTTTCGACAAATCGGGTGTCGCCCATGAGGATTTCGACACGACGTCGATTCTCAGGCTGCTCGAAAAGCGGTTCGATCTCGATCCGCTGGTGACGCGCCGGGTTCGCAGCCTCTCTGCCGCGCTCAAGGCCGGCGAAGGCGGCTGGCACTGA